In one window of Methanoculleus chikugoensis DNA:
- a CDS encoding ABC transporter permease: MKRRNIGLIAKKELLGLSSEKTIVFAILLQVFIAMFSSFLMVGLTAMYDPEAIEGYSTIAYGVGYAGADSALIDEFEKQDDLILHRMDLSQALAALRERRVSAVVYVPDTPPDAEEPVMVTLYLIQNDLQSSVINVKVKEVLQGYEKELREVRAGRMTTFPVSLNFPESGGGENFFEFVYGLLIPLLVLLPAIVSAALIIDLITEEYQRRTLETLMSTPVTFAEMVWGKVAACEILVPVQAGAWLLLLGFNGIAVDNAAAILLHASAGGLFLILLGALVALHYRERTSAQFIFSTALVVVFLLVMAIPYNPLNLMVRLAVDTAGPVHWPILALVAGVAALLGWAVTAYARRVGEGVTA, encoded by the coding sequence GTGAAGAGACGAAATATCGGCCTTATCGCGAAGAAAGAGCTCCTCGGGCTCTCGTCGGAGAAGACGATCGTCTTTGCGATCCTCCTGCAGGTCTTCATCGCGATGTTCTCGTCGTTCCTGATGGTGGGGCTCACCGCCATGTACGACCCGGAGGCGATCGAGGGCTACTCGACGATCGCTTACGGCGTCGGCTACGCCGGAGCGGACTCAGCCCTCATCGACGAATTCGAGAAGCAAGACGACCTCATCCTCCACCGGATGGATCTCAGCCAGGCGCTTGCGGCGCTCCGCGAACGGCGGGTCTCGGCGGTGGTCTACGTTCCGGACACCCCGCCCGACGCAGAGGAGCCGGTCATGGTCACGCTCTACCTCATCCAGAACGACCTGCAGTCGAGCGTCATCAACGTCAAGGTAAAAGAGGTGCTCCAGGGCTACGAGAAGGAACTGCGGGAGGTCCGGGCCGGGCGGATGACCACCTTCCCGGTCTCGCTGAACTTCCCCGAGTCCGGCGGCGGCGAAAACTTCTTCGAGTTCGTCTACGGCCTCCTGATCCCGCTGCTCGTTCTCCTCCCGGCGATCGTCTCGGCAGCCCTGATCATCGACCTCATCACCGAGGAGTACCAGCGCCGGACGCTCGAGACGCTGATGTCGACGCCGGTCACGTTCGCGGAGATGGTCTGGGGGAAGGTGGCCGCCTGCGAGATTCTGGTTCCGGTTCAGGCCGGGGCCTGGCTCCTCCTCCTCGGGTTCAACGGCATCGCGGTCGATAACGCCGCCGCCATCCTCCTCCACGCCTCGGCAGGCGGGCTCTTCCTCATCCTGCTCGGGGCTCTCGTGGCACTCCACTACCGCGAACGGACGAGCGCCCAGTTCATCTTCTCGACCGCGCTCGTCGTGGTCTTCCTCCTCGTCATGGCCATCCCCTACAATCCGTTAAACCTCATGGTCAGGCTCGCGGTGGACACCGCCGGCCCCGTCCACTGGCCGATTCTCGCGCTGGTCGCGGGAGTAGCAGCCCTCCTCGGATGGGCCGTAACGGCCTACGCCCGCCGGGTCGGGGAAGGGGTTACAGCGTAG
- a CDS encoding DUF2225 domain-containing protein — protein sequence MTHLRHLSTTCAVCGEACRFTIPEAAGSVGSRDLDTRPAEPLRSTIYAWVKRCPSCGYCAPDPGKAPEGAADVVKLPRYRWQLDARKFPGIANTFLCWSIIQEDLGFPAQAAWASLHAAWVCDDEGADVPARICRKRAADLLRRGWEKGERLAALEGADEAVLADLLRRAGRFREARAVVAEALEKRPQPIIADIMRLQARLIAASDRGVHTVAEARRFRQPASL from the coding sequence ATGACCCACCTCCGTCACCTCAGTACCACCTGTGCAGTCTGCGGCGAGGCCTGCCGGTTCACCATCCCCGAGGCCGCGGGCAGCGTCGGGTCGCGAGACCTCGACACCCGCCCCGCGGAACCCCTGCGCTCCACCATCTACGCGTGGGTGAAACGGTGCCCGTCCTGCGGTTACTGTGCGCCCGACCCGGGCAAGGCACCGGAAGGAGCGGCCGACGTGGTGAAACTCCCGCGCTACCGCTGGCAACTCGACGCCCGGAAGTTCCCTGGAATAGCAAACACCTTCCTCTGCTGGTCGATCATCCAGGAAGATCTCGGTTTCCCGGCCCAGGCAGCGTGGGCGTCCCTCCATGCCGCCTGGGTCTGCGACGACGAGGGGGCGGATGTGCCCGCCCGGATCTGCCGGAAACGTGCCGCCGATCTCCTGCGGCGGGGATGGGAGAAAGGCGAGCGGCTGGCCGCCCTGGAGGGAGCGGACGAGGCCGTCCTCGCGGATCTGCTCCGCCGGGCGGGGAGGTTCCGGGAGGCCCGGGCCGTTGTCGCGGAGGCGCTGGAGAAGAGACCGCAACCCATCATCGCCGACATCATGCGGCTCCAGGCACGGTTGATCGCCGCATCGGATCGGGGCGTCCATACCGTCGCCGAGGCCCGGCGGTTCAGGCAGCCCGCATCGCTCTGA
- a CDS encoding PrsW family intramembrane metalloprotease — MSLASSIRTIAVWEMNRSMTTMGRSVLPLAAGLLVLLVLVTAFAAQSGVHMQDGMYRIGIDDPEIARIVAPDSRFTPYLDSGAALWENRFAYDIVILQGEVYAADTDKGRAALKTLERDYEGYVSYVAAGEPDLFAAYPLWIDLEYVKSEIDFLATQSGQQVGAPAEAGRPPVPSGPVEAVTPPASAMPVSEETLREHLADTGSSHALERYTGVISGGSTMEQFRTPSELSAPLPFDAIILVFVFIFPLYFTSQFFMMSVMNERVGRAGEALLSTPVRPAAIVVGKALPYFTIMILIAAAITLFAGAPMTILLPLVPVILFFLANALIIGMTSRSFKELSFVSIFFSTLATSYLFFPTVFANTHVISIISPLTLVVLDIQGDGFTAMEYVYSTVLFFATSIILFYVGITNFREERLFSQKPLASRLADFISAGIGRDHPHLSLFLLAGFTIPFVFMAQMLTLVLFFNIPMPLSLVLLTVSAAFIEEFAKSIGLYAVARERPGFLTPKNLLLGAVAIGFGFLAGEKLLLFATLAQITESIFGSVLFLSLQVLWMPLLLHIAGVLITGGFLLLWGRRAYLSGLVVASVVHSLYNLYFLMGALL; from the coding sequence ATGAGCCTTGCCTCCTCCATCCGGACGATTGCCGTCTGGGAGATGAACCGGTCGATGACCACGATGGGGAGAAGCGTCCTCCCGCTTGCGGCGGGGCTTCTCGTCCTCCTGGTGCTGGTAACGGCATTTGCCGCCCAGAGCGGCGTCCATATGCAGGACGGCATGTATCGCATCGGCATCGACGACCCCGAGATCGCCCGGATCGTCGCTCCCGACAGCCGTTTTACCCCCTACCTCGACAGCGGGGCGGCCCTCTGGGAGAACCGGTTCGCGTACGACATCGTCATCCTGCAGGGCGAGGTCTACGCCGCCGATACGGACAAAGGGCGGGCGGCCTTAAAGACCCTCGAACGCGACTACGAGGGTTACGTCTCCTACGTGGCCGCCGGAGAACCCGACCTCTTCGCCGCCTACCCGCTCTGGATCGATCTCGAGTACGTCAAGAGCGAGATCGACTTCCTGGCGACCCAGAGCGGGCAGCAGGTCGGCGCCCCGGCGGAGGCCGGAAGACCGCCCGTCCCCTCGGGGCCGGTCGAAGCGGTGACGCCGCCGGCGTCGGCAATGCCCGTCTCCGAGGAGACCCTCCGGGAGCATCTCGCGGATACGGGGAGCAGTCATGCCCTCGAACGCTACACCGGCGTCATCTCGGGCGGCTCCACCATGGAGCAGTTCCGGACGCCCTCGGAACTCTCGGCGCCGCTTCCGTTCGATGCAATCATCCTGGTCTTCGTCTTCATCTTCCCGCTCTACTTCACCTCGCAGTTCTTCATGATGAGCGTGATGAACGAGCGGGTGGGACGGGCCGGGGAAGCCCTCCTCTCTACCCCCGTCCGGCCTGCCGCGATCGTCGTCGGCAAAGCGCTCCCCTACTTCACGATCATGATCCTCATCGCCGCCGCGATCACCCTCTTTGCCGGGGCGCCGATGACCATCCTCCTCCCGCTCGTCCCGGTCATCCTCTTCTTCCTCGCAAACGCCCTGATCATCGGAATGACCTCCCGGAGTTTCAAGGAACTCTCGTTTGTCTCGATCTTCTTCTCGACCCTCGCCACGTCGTACCTCTTCTTCCCGACGGTCTTTGCGAACACCCACGTCATCAGCATCATCTCGCCCCTCACCCTGGTCGTCCTCGATATCCAGGGCGACGGGTTCACCGCCATGGAGTACGTCTACTCGACCGTGCTCTTCTTTGCAACGAGCATCATCCTCTTCTACGTCGGCATCACGAACTTCCGTGAGGAGCGCCTCTTCTCGCAGAAGCCGCTCGCTTCAAGGCTCGCGGACTTCATCTCGGCCGGAATCGGCCGGGATCACCCGCACCTCTCGCTCTTCCTGCTCGCGGGCTTCACGATACCGTTCGTCTTCATGGCCCAGATGCTGACGCTCGTCCTCTTCTTCAACATCCCGATGCCGCTCTCCCTCGTTCTCCTGACCGTCTCTGCGGCGTTCATCGAGGAGTTCGCGAAGTCGATCGGGCTTTACGCGGTGGCGCGGGAGCGGCCGGGGTTCCTGACACCGAAGAACCTGCTCCTCGGGGCGGTCGCGATCGGGTTCGGGTTCCTTGCCGGTGAAAAACTCCTCCTCTTCGCCACGCTCGCCCAGATCACCGAGTCGATCTTCGGGAGCGTTCTCTTCCTCTCCCTCCAGGTGCTCTGGATGCCGCTCCTCCTCCACATCGCGGGCGTGCTCATCACCGGCGGCTTCCTCCTGCTCTGGGGGCGCCGCGCCTACCTGTCCGGCCTCGTCGTCGCGAGCGTGGTGCACAGCCTCTACAACCTCTACTTCCTGATGGGGGCGCTCCTGTGA
- a CDS encoding ABC transporter ATP-binding protein — MITARSLVKHYGDFPALDDVTFDLDDARILGVIGHNGAGKTTLLKIMAGLVSPTAGSLVVDGIDVVRRPLDLKQNLGYLPEESRLYETMTTDAYLAFFGEIYGLSKPAIRERRDELLDSLALEADKKKIGELSKGMKRKVAIARSLMHDPGLLIYDEPTSGLDPMTSRSVLDYVKGLRDRGKTVIFSAHNLFQVEEACDLVLILRRGKVVAKGTMPELRETFGSLTYQVFFRVPDPAAFATSVSYSASNGRFLAEARSVEELNRTTAALAADGATIERIESHYPTLEEMLLKIGR; from the coding sequence ATGATCACGGCCCGCTCCCTCGTCAAGCATTACGGCGACTTCCCGGCCCTCGACGACGTTACCTTCGATCTCGACGATGCACGGATACTCGGGGTTATCGGGCATAACGGCGCCGGGAAGACGACGCTTTTGAAGATCATGGCCGGCCTTGTCTCGCCGACGGCGGGAAGCCTCGTCGTCGACGGGATCGACGTTGTCAGGAGGCCGCTCGACCTGAAACAGAACCTGGGGTATCTTCCCGAAGAGTCGCGGCTCTACGAGACGATGACCACGGATGCGTATCTCGCGTTTTTCGGGGAGATCTACGGTCTCTCAAAACCGGCCATCCGGGAGCGGCGCGACGAACTCCTCGATTCGCTCGCGCTCGAGGCGGACAAAAAGAAGATCGGGGAACTCTCGAAGGGGATGAAGCGGAAGGTCGCGATTGCGCGGTCGCTGATGCACGACCCCGGGCTGCTCATCTACGACGAGCCCACCTCCGGCCTCGACCCCATGACCTCGCGGTCGGTGCTCGATTATGTCAAGGGTCTCCGGGACCGGGGCAAGACGGTGATCTTCTCCGCCCACAACCTCTTCCAGGTGGAGGAGGCCTGCGACCTCGTCCTGATCCTGCGCCGGGGGAAGGTGGTGGCGAAAGGCACCATGCCCGAACTCCGGGAGACCTTCGGTTCGCTCACCTACCAGGTCTTCTTCCGGGTGCCCGACCCGGCGGCCTTCGCGACATCGGTCAGTTACTCGGCCTCCAACGGCCGATTCCTTGCCGAGGCGCGTTCCGTCGAGGAACTGAACCGGACGACAGCGGCGCTTGCGGCCGACGGAGCGACGATCGAGCGGATCGAGTCGCATTACCCGACGCTTGAGGAGATGCTCCTGAAGATCGGGCGGTAA
- a CDS encoding methyl-coenzyme M reductase glutamine C-methyltransferase, giving the protein MEITILSPGIYTYGAMLIGGVLRDAGHQVTLTRTPAAPGDSVLLASLFSTQHLLDPAIRDLIRAHRERGGVVYVGGPVSAAPEMVLGELAPDAVVVGEGEETVVRLVEEGVSPDLSGIAFLDAGRPVVTPPAPPASIDRPLPLIPDDIGSQSVRGASAYIETHRGCIGGCTFCQVPRFFGRAIRSRPLGSIVEEVKAFAAHGATRLSVSGGTGSLYGSTDGEMNPEAFIALLRGMAEVMGPRNVSSPDIRVDCITDEVLDAVRRYTIGWVFFGIESGSDRVLRMMGKGATVRQVEEAVERCREHGLRVAGSFIVGYPGETERDYEATKDLIAALSLDDVFVSSAEPIPATPLADLAIRTPRDKNPAFIPHTGEYRALNLTESEARCFDLMMHADLFRPQLRLVTDEVYTTYLTEARKQGRDIRAATELILRYARP; this is encoded by the coding sequence ATGGAGATCACGATCCTCTCCCCCGGCATCTACACCTACGGCGCCATGTTGATCGGCGGTGTCCTCCGCGACGCGGGCCATCAGGTGACCCTCACCCGGACGCCTGCCGCTCCGGGCGATTCAGTCCTGCTCGCGAGCCTCTTCTCGACCCAGCACCTCCTCGACCCCGCGATCCGCGACCTGATCCGGGCACACCGCGAGCGCGGAGGGGTGGTCTACGTCGGGGGGCCGGTCTCGGCCGCGCCGGAGATGGTGCTCGGGGAACTCGCCCCCGACGCGGTGGTCGTCGGCGAGGGCGAGGAGACGGTGGTCCGGCTCGTCGAGGAGGGGGTGTCGCCCGACCTTTCGGGGATTGCGTTCCTCGACGCCGGCCGGCCGGTCGTGACGCCGCCCGCACCGCCGGCGTCGATCGACCGGCCGCTCCCCCTGATCCCGGACGACATCGGGAGCCAGAGCGTCCGGGGAGCGAGCGCCTACATCGAGACTCACCGGGGGTGCATCGGGGGATGCACCTTCTGCCAGGTGCCCCGGTTCTTCGGGAGGGCGATCCGGAGCCGGCCGCTCGGAAGCATCGTCGAGGAGGTGAAGGCCTTTGCGGCGCACGGAGCGACACGGCTCTCGGTCTCCGGAGGGACCGGGTCGCTCTACGGCTCCACCGACGGGGAGATGAACCCGGAAGCCTTCATCGCCCTCCTCCGCGGTATGGCAGAGGTGATGGGGCCGCGAAACGTCTCTTCCCCGGACATCCGCGTGGACTGTATCACCGACGAGGTTCTGGACGCCGTCCGGCGATACACCATCGGGTGGGTCTTCTTCGGGATCGAGTCGGGGAGCGACCGGGTGCTCCGGATGATGGGCAAGGGCGCGACCGTCCGGCAGGTCGAGGAGGCGGTGGAGCGGTGCCGGGAGCACGGTCTCCGGGTTGCGGGGAGTTTTATCGTCGGCTACCCCGGGGAGACGGAACGGGACTACGAGGCGACGAAGGATCTCATCGCCGCACTCTCCCTCGACGACGTCTTCGTGAGCAGCGCCGAACCCATCCCGGCGACACCGCTCGCCGACCTCGCGATCAGGACGCCCCGCGACAAAAACCCGGCATTCATCCCGCATACCGGAGAATACCGGGCGCTCAACCTGACCGAGAGCGAAGCACGGTGCTTCGACCTGATGATGCACGCCGATCTCTTCCGCCCGCAACTGCGGCTCGTGACCGACGAGGTCTACACCACCTATCTCACCGAGGCACGGAAGCAGGGGCGGGATATCAGGGCGGCGACCGAACTCATCCTCCGCTACGCCCGACCGTAA